Proteins encoded in a region of the Flavobacterium sp. PMTSA4 genome:
- a CDS encoding sensor histidine kinase has product MLRKPYEEKTKDISGLFFKKLVSKIPDLLFQLSLSPNGDLSSPFLNKAVIQYFELSRDELRNFDLSQRILENDFVDLLNSIKNIPNETTIWTHEFRAILPTKGLRWFKAVANVEIDSFQFVSLYGRLSDITEEKQREIELKISEERFQFAMEASSNGVWDIDMVTDKVFYSSQSMKMLELEEQDIISTHLKWDERIHPDDIEEYKSQFQLHLENKTPFYENAKRMLTKSGKYKWILSRGKIIKRDENGNPLRIIGTDIDITHQKEEEKKLLKSLEIIGEQNSRLLNFAHIVSHNLNSHTSNFKMLLDLVEDEEDECVLKEVFGYLRTSSNALSQTIEHLKELVDVNTNMVHKKENLNLDEYLNKVLDILSEDINKNKVKIFKKIPSECYISFNPSYLESILLNFTTNAIKYAHPDRIPEINYSHYNQNGSTILEIQDNGLGIDLNKYGEKLFGMYKTFHNNENARGIGLFITKNQIESMGGSVEVMSKANQGTTFKIYFNNEV; this is encoded by the coding sequence ATGTTACGAAAACCTTATGAAGAAAAAACCAAGGATATTTCTGGTTTGTTTTTTAAAAAACTAGTTTCAAAAATACCAGATTTATTATTTCAACTTTCGTTGTCACCAAATGGTGATTTGAGTTCACCTTTTTTAAATAAAGCAGTAATTCAATATTTTGAATTATCCAGAGATGAATTAAGAAATTTTGATTTAAGTCAACGTATTCTTGAAAACGACTTTGTTGACTTATTAAATTCAATAAAAAACATTCCTAACGAAACAACTATTTGGACTCATGAATTTAGGGCCATTTTGCCAACAAAAGGACTTCGATGGTTCAAAGCTGTTGCTAACGTTGAAATTGATAGCTTTCAGTTTGTTTCTTTATATGGAAGATTATCTGATATTACTGAAGAGAAACAACGTGAAATTGAACTAAAAATTTCAGAAGAACGTTTTCAATTTGCCATGGAAGCATCGTCTAATGGAGTTTGGGATATCGATATGGTTACCGACAAAGTATTTTATTCTTCTCAATCAATGAAAATGCTAGAATTGGAGGAACAAGATATAATTTCTACACATTTAAAATGGGATGAACGTATTCATCCTGATGATATTGAAGAATATAAATCTCAGTTTCAACTTCATTTAGAAAACAAAACACCATTTTATGAAAATGCGAAACGAATGCTAACCAAATCAGGAAAGTATAAGTGGATTTTAAGTCGTGGAAAGATTATTAAAAGAGATGAAAATGGAAATCCTTTGCGAATAATTGGTACAGATATCGATATTACACATCAAAAAGAAGAAGAGAAAAAACTTTTAAAAAGTTTAGAAATTATAGGTGAACAAAATTCAAGGTTGCTCAATTTTGCGCATATAGTTTCTCATAATTTAAACTCACACACCAGTAATTTTAAGATGCTTTTGGATTTGGTTGAAGATGAGGAAGACGAATGTGTTTTAAAAGAAGTTTTTGGTTATCTACGTACTTCTTCTAACGCATTAAGTCAAACTATTGAACATTTAAAAGAATTAGTTGATGTTAATACAAATATGGTTCACAAAAAGGAAAATTTAAATTTAGATGAATATTTAAATAAAGTTTTAGACATATTGAGCGAAGATATTAATAAAAATAAAGTTAAAATATTTAAGAAAATACCAAGTGAATGTTATATTTCTTTTAACCCATCATACCTTGAAAGTATTTTACTTAATTTTACAACTAACGCTATAAAATATGCGCATCCAGATCGAATTCCTGAAATAAATTATAGTCATTATAACCAAAATGGTTCAACTATACTTGAGATTCAGGATAATGGTTTAGGGATAGATTTAAATAAATATGGAGAAAAATTATTTGGAATGTATAAAACGTTTCATAATAATGAAAACGCACGAGGAATAGGTCTTTTTATCACAAAAAATCAAATTGAATCAATGGGCGGAAGCGTTGAAGTTATGAGTAAAGCAAATCAAGGAACAACTTTTAAAATCTATTTTAATAATGAAGTTTAA
- a CDS encoding M23 family metallopeptidase, which yields MKFFLTLLLLQTSLIAQNNYPKDYFKAPLDIPLQLSGNFGELRPNHFHAGFDLKTQKKEGLLVFASADGYISRIKITHGGYGKAIYITHPNGFTTVYGHLQSGFGKIEEFIKKEQYKAKSYEIEVFPLPSELIVKQGEVIALSGNTGGSDGPHLHFEIRDTKSEKIINPLYFGFDSVITDTKKPFIMGLYAYPIDENSIINQTKRTLLLTYDQLPNGDYVVEKINATGRIGFGVVVQDYDNVSWNTNGAYKIEASLNGKLSFGYQFDTFAFDESKYVNALIDYKMYKTERIRIQKLFAVNPYPLSIIKSDENFGVINVNQNENKSYKIEVSDFQGNILKICVPINYSSLPIKFTESPKTSKYFVKANRENIFSLENVTVTFPENAFYEDFPMNFEVKNGTIFLHQDIVAVQNSFNLRIEDTISSEKDREKMFIGYFDGKKYIHYTTKRYKNTFSIYSKTLGQYKLMKDTISPKISIVKSIEGKWISNQKNIDLTISDDLSGIKTYEGYLNGNWILFEYESKLKRLRHCFDDGIVAEGKNDLKVIVTDNVGNSTIFETQFYRSQKP from the coding sequence ATGAAATTTTTTCTTACTTTATTATTGCTGCAAACCTCATTGATCGCTCAGAATAATTATCCAAAAGATTATTTTAAAGCACCACTTGATATTCCATTGCAATTATCTGGAAACTTTGGAGAACTTCGTCCGAATCATTTTCATGCTGGGTTTGATTTGAAAACTCAAAAAAAAGAAGGTTTACTGGTTTTTGCTTCAGCAGATGGATATATTTCCAGAATAAAAATTACTCATGGCGGTTATGGAAAAGCAATTTATATTACTCATCCAAATGGTTTTACAACTGTTTATGGGCATTTGCAATCGGGTTTTGGTAAAATTGAAGAGTTTATAAAAAAAGAACAATACAAGGCAAAATCTTATGAAATAGAAGTTTTTCCATTACCATCAGAATTGATTGTAAAGCAAGGTGAAGTAATTGCTTTGTCTGGAAATACTGGAGGATCAGATGGTCCACATTTGCATTTTGAAATTAGAGATACAAAATCTGAAAAAATAATAAATCCATTATATTTTGGATTTGATTCTGTTATTACCGATACAAAAAAGCCTTTCATAATGGGTTTGTATGCCTATCCAATTGATGAAAATTCAATTATCAATCAAACAAAAAGAACTTTGCTTTTAACATACGATCAATTGCCAAACGGTGATTATGTTGTTGAAAAAATTAATGCAACGGGAAGAATTGGTTTTGGCGTCGTTGTTCAAGATTATGATAATGTTTCTTGGAATACAAATGGTGCTTATAAAATTGAAGCATCGTTAAATGGAAAACTCAGTTTTGGTTATCAATTTGACACTTTTGCATTTGATGAAAGCAAATATGTAAATGCTTTGATTGATTATAAAATGTATAAAACAGAAAGAATAAGAATTCAAAAACTTTTTGCTGTAAATCCATATCCGTTAAGTATTATTAAGTCTGATGAAAATTTTGGTGTAATTAATGTCAATCAAAATGAAAATAAGTCATATAAAATTGAAGTTTCCGATTTTCAAGGTAATATTCTAAAAATTTGTGTTCCCATAAATTACTCTTCTTTGCCAATAAAATTTACAGAATCTCCAAAAACATCAAAATATTTTGTGAAAGCCAATCGTGAAAATATTTTTTCTCTTGAAAATGTAACTGTAACTTTTCCTGAGAATGCTTTTTATGAAGATTTTCCAATGAATTTTGAAGTTAAAAACGGAACAATCTTTTTACATCAAGACATTGTTGCCGTTCAAAATAGTTTCAATTTAAGAATTGAAGATACAATTTCATCAGAAAAAGACAGAGAAAAAATGTTTATTGGGTATTTTGATGGAAAAAAATACATTCATTACACAACAAAAAGGTATAAAAATACGTTCTCTATTTATTCAAAAACTTTAGGTCAATACAAATTGATGAAAGATACTATTTCTCCAAAAATTTCTATTGTAAAAAGTATTGAAGGAAAATGGATTTCCAATCAAAAAAATATTGATTTGACGATTTCAGATGATTTATCAGGTATAAAAACTTATGAAGGTTATCTAAACGGAAATTGGATATTATTTGAATATGAAAGTAAATTGAAACGATTAAGACATTGTTTTGACGACGGAATTGTAGCCGAAGGGAAAAATGATTTAAAAGTAATTGTTACCGATAATGTTGGAAATTCTACTATATTTGAAACACAATTTTACCGAAGTCAAAAACCTTAA
- a CDS encoding outer membrane beta-barrel protein — MKKIILTMAAVFAISFANAQDSKESSEGFAKGDLYLTGTAAFGSEKTGDAKVDGFTLAPGLGYFLSENLALEGQLMFNSGKDDDGAGNELKTTGFGIAAGVKYFWTPASKFSLSIGGNISYMSTKVDNGAGDATFKEIGVNVPVGLNYFLSDSFALTSTWGGLGYSSNDNGGNGADKTSGFSLGLDMSTINFGLIYKL, encoded by the coding sequence ATGAAAAAAATTATTTTAACTATGGCAGCGGTATTTGCAATTTCATTTGCAAACGCTCAAGATTCAAAAGAAAGTTCAGAAGGATTTGCTAAAGGAGATTTGTACTTAACAGGTACTGCTGCTTTTGGTTCTGAAAAAACAGGTGATGCAAAAGTAGATGGTTTTACTTTGGCTCCAGGACTTGGTTATTTTTTATCTGAAAATTTAGCTTTAGAAGGTCAATTAATGTTCAATTCTGGTAAAGATGACGACGGCGCAGGTAATGAATTAAAAACTACAGGTTTTGGTATTGCTGCAGGTGTTAAATATTTCTGGACTCCAGCAAGCAAATTTTCTCTTTCTATTGGAGGTAACATTTCTTATATGTCAACTAAAGTTGATAATGGAGCGGGAGATGCAACGTTTAAAGAAATAGGTGTTAATGTACCAGTTGGTTTAAACTACTTCCTTTCAGATAGTTTTGCTTTAACATCTACTTGGGGTGGTTTAGGTTATTCTTCAAATGATAATGGAGGTAACGGAGCTGACAAAACTTCAGGTTTTAGCTTAGGTCTTGATATGTCAACTATTAACTTTGGTTTAATTTACAAATTATAA
- a CDS encoding response regulator, which yields MKFNDIYVVDDDKVFHFIIKKLLENNNINVRPDFFENGLLAINGLKKKIIQGENLPDLILLDINMPVLDGWQFLEEFKVLKSKLNKDVIIYIVSSSDNKSDLNKAKTFQDEVKDYYLKPMTSEDLKAMFSN from the coding sequence ATGAAGTTTAACGATATTTATGTAGTTGACGATGATAAGGTTTTTCATTTTATTATCAAAAAACTTTTAGAGAACAATAATATAAATGTCAGACCTGATTTTTTTGAAAATGGATTATTGGCTATTAATGGTTTAAAGAAAAAGATAATTCAAGGTGAAAATCTTCCAGATTTAATATTGTTGGATATTAATATGCCAGTTTTAGATGGATGGCAATTTTTAGAAGAATTCAAAGTCCTGAAAAGTAAACTAAATAAAGATGTTATAATTTATATTGTGAGTTCTTCAGATAACAAATCCGATTTAAATAAAGCTAAAACTTTTCAAGATGAGGTAAAAGATTATTATTTGAAACCTATGACTTCCGAAGATTTAAAAGCAATGTTTTCTAATTAA
- a CDS encoding porin family protein — protein MKKSILLLAVVFSFGSMNAQMFQFGLKAGANFSNLEGNDISGSTYTSFHFGAVVELKLLENLSLQPELLYSSQGTKIDEAGFKDINYNYFTVPVLAKFYLISKKLSLEVGPQFSFLVNESVSDQFEGETFDFALAGGLGYNITEHFFVQGRYVLGLTEANKDAEVTNRVIQFSVGYKF, from the coding sequence ATGAAAAAATCAATCTTATTATTAGCAGTAGTGTTTAGCTTTGGAAGCATGAACGCTCAAATGTTTCAGTTCGGTTTAAAAGCTGGTGCCAATTTTTCAAATCTAGAAGGAAATGATATTAGTGGTTCTACCTATACCAGTTTTCATTTTGGTGCTGTAGTTGAACTCAAGTTATTAGAAAACTTATCGCTTCAACCTGAATTACTCTATTCATCACAAGGAACAAAAATTGATGAGGCAGGATTTAAAGACATTAATTATAACTATTTTACGGTTCCGGTTTTGGCAAAGTTTTATTTAATTAGCAAAAAATTAAGTCTAGAAGTTGGACCACAGTTTTCATTCTTAGTTAATGAAAGCGTTTCGGATCAATTTGAAGGTGAAACGTTTGATTTTGCTCTTGCTGGCGGTTTAGGTTATAATATTACTGAACACTTTTTTGTTCAAGGCAGATATGTTCTTGGATTGACTGAAGCTAATAAAGATGCCGAAGTTACCAATAGAGTTATACAATTTTCTGTTGGTTACAAATTTTAG
- a CDS encoding porin family protein: MKKIILTIAAVFAFGVASAQDLKYGAKAGLDLLSAKYDGAGSVSATGFYVGGFVEFGIADKFALQPGVNYHAASKEGVDFNYISIPVLAKYNVAEKFNLLAGPSLFYSMDSEDNDKTRFNLDLGASYDITENLFVDPRYSLGLTGDVKVSHFLIGLGYRF; encoded by the coding sequence ATGAAAAAAATCATTTTAACAATTGCTGCTGTTTTCGCTTTTGGTGTTGCTAGCGCACAAGATTTAAAGTATGGAGCAAAAGCTGGTCTTGACTTGCTTTCTGCTAAGTATGATGGTGCAGGTAGTGTATCTGCTACAGGTTTCTATGTTGGAGGTTTTGTAGAATTTGGAATAGCTGACAAATTTGCTTTGCAACCAGGGGTTAATTATCATGCAGCTTCAAAAGAGGGAGTTGATTTTAATTATATCAGTATTCCTGTTTTAGCAAAATACAATGTTGCTGAAAAATTCAATTTATTAGCTGGTCCATCTTTATTCTATAGTATGGATTCAGAAGATAATGATAAAACAAGATTTAATTTAGATTTAGGAGCTTCTTATGATATCACTGAAAATCTTTTCGTTGACCCAAGATATTCTTTAGGTTTAACAGGTGATGTTAAAGTTAGTCATTTTTTAATTGGATTAGGATATAGATTTTAA
- the xerD gene encoding site-specific tyrosine recombinase XerD: MSWNSYIKSFQNYLKIERGLSKNTIDNYTFDLEKLLLYLETNSINVSPISISDETIQQFIYSISKVVNARSQARIISGLKSFFNYLIFEDYRKDNPLELIESPRLGRKLPDTLSIQDIDNLIKAIDLSKPEGERNKAIIETLYSCGLRVSELINLKISDLFFEEGFIKITGKGNKQRFVPIAPLTQKFINSYKNNIRNHLQINKKFEDTLFLNRRGNQLTRAMIFTIIKELALKINLQKNISPHTLRHSFATHLLENGADLRSIQMMLGHESITTTEIYVHLDRSHLKKTIYAFHPRKV, from the coding sequence ATGAGTTGGAACAGTTACATCAAAAGTTTTCAAAACTATCTTAAAATTGAACGTGGATTATCAAAAAACACTATTGATAATTACACTTTTGATTTAGAAAAACTGTTATTGTATTTAGAAACAAATTCTATCAATGTTTCCCCAATAAGTATTAGTGACGAAACTATTCAACAATTTATATATTCCATTTCAAAAGTTGTAAATGCTCGTTCTCAAGCAAGAATTATTTCAGGTTTAAAAAGTTTTTTTAATTATTTAATTTTTGAAGATTATAGAAAAGACAATCCTTTAGAGTTGATTGAATCGCCTAGATTAGGTAGAAAGTTACCCGATACATTATCCATTCAGGATATTGATAATTTGATAAAAGCAATCGATTTATCTAAGCCAGAAGGTGAGAGAAATAAAGCCATTATAGAAACACTTTATAGTTGTGGTCTTCGTGTTTCTGAATTAATAAATTTGAAGATTTCTGATTTGTTTTTTGAGGAAGGATTTATCAAAATAACAGGTAAAGGAAACAAGCAAAGATTTGTTCCAATTGCTCCATTGACTCAAAAATTTATTAACTCTTATAAAAATAATATAAGAAACCATTTGCAAATTAACAAAAAATTTGAAGATACTTTATTTTTAAACAGAAGAGGAAATCAACTTACAAGAGCAATGATTTTTACAATCATAAAAGAATTAGCTCTTAAAATTAATCTTCAAAAAAACATTTCACCACACACTCTAAGGCATTCATTTGCAACACATTTGCTCGAAAATGGTGCTGATTTACGTTCAATTCAAATGATGTTAGGACACGAATCAATCACTACTACAGAAATTTATGTTCATTTAGATAGAAGTCATTTGAAAAAAACAATTTATGCATTTCATCCGAGAAAAGTGTAG
- the rny gene encoding ribonuclease Y: MEITFIILAAIIGIASGFGIAKFLEKSNVSNLIKNAKKEASSILKEANQEAESIKKDKLLQAKEKFLELKSEHEKEILNKDKKIAEVEKRIRDKESQVSSELAKAKKVNDDFETKTKEYESKIELLDKKHQELEKLHKSQVEQLEVISGLSADDAREQLVESLKAEAKTKAMAHIQDTIEEAKLTAQQEAKKVIINTIQRVGTEEAVENCVSVFNIESDDVKGRIIGREGRNIRALEAATGVEIIVDDTPEAIILSCFDPVRREIARLSLHKLVTDGRIHPARIEEVVAKTTKQIDEEIAEVGKRTVIDLGIHGLHPELIKVVGRMKFRSSYGQNLLQHSREVAKLCGIMAAELGLNVKLAKRAGLLHDIGKVPDTESDLPHALLGMQWAEKYGEKEEVCNAIGAHHDEIEMKYLISPIIQVCDAISGARPGARRQVLDSYIQRLKDLEDIAFGFNGVKNAYAIQAGRELRVIVESEKVSDEMASSLSFEISQKIQTEMTYPGQVKITVIRETRAVNIAK; encoded by the coding sequence ATGGAAATTACATTTATTATACTCGCCGCAATTATTGGTATTGCTTCTGGATTTGGAATTGCAAAATTCCTTGAAAAGAGCAATGTTTCTAATCTTATTAAAAATGCAAAAAAAGAAGCAAGTTCAATTTTAAAAGAAGCAAATCAAGAAGCTGAAAGCATAAAAAAAGATAAGCTTCTGCAAGCAAAAGAAAAGTTTCTTGAATTAAAATCTGAGCACGAAAAAGAGATTTTAAACAAAGACAAAAAAATTGCTGAAGTAGAAAAAAGAATACGCGACAAAGAATCACAAGTTTCAAGTGAATTGGCAAAAGCTAAAAAAGTAAATGATGACTTTGAAACAAAAACCAAAGAATACGAAAGCAAAATTGAATTACTTGATAAAAAGCATCAAGAACTAGAAAAACTTCATAAAAGTCAAGTAGAGCAATTAGAAGTCATATCTGGTCTTTCTGCTGACGATGCAAGAGAACAATTAGTAGAAAGCTTAAAAGCTGAAGCTAAAACTAAAGCAATGGCGCATATTCAAGATACTATTGAAGAAGCTAAACTGACTGCGCAACAAGAAGCCAAAAAAGTAATTATCAACACCATTCAACGTGTTGGAACTGAAGAAGCTGTCGAAAATTGTGTGTCAGTATTCAATATTGAATCTGATGATGTAAAAGGAAGAATTATTGGTCGCGAAGGAAGAAATATTCGTGCACTTGAAGCTGCAACTGGAGTAGAAATTATTGTTGACGATACGCCGGAAGCAATTATTTTATCATGTTTTGATCCTGTTAGAAGAGAAATTGCTCGTTTATCATTACATAAATTGGTTACAGACGGAAGAATTCACCCAGCGAGAATTGAAGAAGTTGTAGCAAAAACAACTAAGCAAATTGATGAAGAAATAGCTGAAGTTGGTAAAAGAACCGTTATTGATTTGGGTATTCACGGTTTACATCCAGAATTGATTAAAGTAGTGGGAAGAATGAAATTCCGTTCTTCTTATGGTCAAAACTTGTTACAACACTCGAGAGAAGTTGCAAAACTTTGTGGAATTATGGCTGCTGAACTTGGCTTAAATGTCAAACTAGCTAAACGTGCTGGTTTACTTCACGATATTGGAAAAGTTCCTGATACAGAAAGCGATTTACCACACGCATTATTAGGAATGCAATGGGCTGAAAAATATGGAGAAAAAGAAGAAGTATGCAACGCAATTGGAGCACACCATGATGAAATTGAAATGAAATATTTGATTTCTCCGATTATTCAGGTTTGTGATGCTATTTCTGGAGCGAGACCTGGAGCGAGACGTCAAGTTTTAGATTCATACATACAACGTTTAAAAGATTTAGAAGATATTGCCTTTGGATTCAATGGTGTGAAAAATGCTTATGCAATTCAAGCAGGAAGAGAATTGAGAGTTATTGTTGAAAGTGAAAAAGTATCTGATGAAATGGCTTCAAGTCTGTCATTTGAAATTTCACAAAAAATACAAACTGAAATGACTTATCCTGGACAAGTAAAAATTACTGTTATTCGTGAAACTAGAGCAGTAAATATTGCGAAATAA
- a CDS encoding cell division protein ZapA, producing the protein MSEKLKIKISIADRVYPLTVETSQEEGLRSASKKIDLMIKQFEENYAVRDKQDVLAMCALQFASQVEQKQLDKTIDGTETLEKLKKINDLLKDFA; encoded by the coding sequence ATGAGTGAAAAGCTTAAAATAAAAATATCAATTGCTGACCGAGTTTATCCGCTAACAGTGGAAACATCGCAAGAAGAAGGACTGAGAAGTGCTTCTAAAAAAATTGATTTAATGATTAAGCAATTCGAGGAAAACTATGCCGTAAGAGATAAACAAGATGTTTTGGCCATGTGCGCTTTACAGTTTGCTTCTCAAGTAGAACAAAAACAACTGGATAAGACGATTGACGGAACTGAAACTCTTGAAAAATTGAAAAAAATTAATGATTTATTAAAAGATTTTGCTTAA
- the aroQ gene encoding type II 3-dehydroquinate dehydratase, whose amino-acid sequence MKIIIINGPNLNLLGKREPEIYGNKTFDDFYQELKLKYNTFDLDYYQSNIEGELIDKLQEVGFSYDGIILNAAAYTHTSVGIADAVKAITTPVIEVHISNTFAREEFRHHSFLSPNVKGIIIGFGMKSYELALQSFI is encoded by the coding sequence ATGAAGATAATTATTATCAATGGTCCCAACTTGAATTTATTAGGAAAAAGAGAACCTGAAATTTATGGAAACAAAACTTTTGATGATTTTTATCAAGAACTGAAATTAAAGTATAACACATTTGATTTAGACTATTATCAAAGTAATATTGAAGGCGAACTGATTGATAAACTTCAAGAAGTAGGTTTTAGTTATGACGGAATTATATTGAATGCTGCTGCTTATACTCATACTTCTGTTGGTATTGCTGATGCAGTGAAAGCAATTACAACACCTGTGATTGAAGTACATATTTCAAATACTTTTGCTCGTGAAGAGTTTAGACATCATTCGTTTTTATCTCCAAATGTTAAAGGAATAATAATTGGTTTTGGAATGAAAAGTTATGAATTAGCTTTACAATCGTTTATCTAA